In Desulfosporosinus sp. Sb-LF, the following proteins share a genomic window:
- a CDS encoding two pore domain potassium channel family protein, which produces MGHLEKSKGLYPPHIWYPSQQCPINSPFVGEGKGAIYSSNPFLKPGHQSAGPTERDIAVADIWPLLPAAVGAAAAILLLLMVNHKQWKDESDNGSSKGYPEPQDTPVGSAVVVIYSIIATAGVSYYVFRVLTATDGHMLTAFIPVVSAITLLMIYFAVAYDLEYHMVPGSFTGNHFGNDIVTELFTFVYFSVTTFATASMGDFSPISNAARILVTLEVMFFIYIFTMGIVFFADS; this is translated from the coding sequence ATGGGTCATTTGGAAAAATCGAAGGGTTTATACCCTCCGCACATATGGTATCCGTCACAACAATGCCCTATAAATTCACCTTTTGTAGGGGAAGGGAAGGGAGCCATCTACTCTTCTAACCCTTTCTTAAAACCTGGGCATCAGTCAGCGGGACCGACAGAACGGGATATTGCAGTTGCCGATATTTGGCCTTTATTGCCTGCAGCTGTTGGGGCCGCAGCGGCGATTTTATTGCTGCTTATGGTAAACCATAAGCAATGGAAGGATGAGAGCGACAATGGGAGTTCTAAAGGATATCCTGAGCCACAGGATACTCCGGTCGGGTCGGCTGTAGTCGTCATTTATTCAATAATCGCAACTGCAGGTGTATCATACTATGTGTTTAGGGTGTTAACAGCTACCGACGGGCATATGCTTACAGCATTTATTCCGGTGGTCTCGGCCATTACTCTTTTAATGATTTATTTTGCAGTTGCTTATGACCTCGAATATCACATGGTTCCGGGAAGTTTTACGGGAAATCATTTCGGAAATGACATCGTCACTGAATTATTTACGTTCGTCTATTTTAGTGTTACAACCTTTGCTACTGCAAGCATGGGAGACTTCTCGCCAATCAGTAATGCCGCAAGAATTCTAGTAACTCTTGAAGTCATGTTCTTTATATATATCTTTACAATGGGGATTGTCTTTTTTGCCGATTCCTAA
- a CDS encoding LysM peptidoglycan-binding domain-containing protein has translation MIHHLRRLNPHIYNPHRIYPGQKVRVH, from the coding sequence TTGATCCATCATTTGAGGCGTTTAAATCCTCATATCTATAATCCACATCGAATTTATCCGGGCCAAAAAGTTAGAGTCCATTAA